The Streptomyces sp. SS1-1 genome has a segment encoding these proteins:
- a CDS encoding SDR family oxidoreductase — protein sequence MGLLDDKVVLVNGGSQGVGAAVARAAVREGAVVAVTGRRAEPGEALVAGLTAAGGKAMFVQADLADAERASSSVAEVVAAYGRIDCLVNSAGLTSRGTLLDTTPELFDQHIAINLKAPFFAMQAAVADMVTRGEPGTIVNIITSSAHGGQPFLAPYVAAKAGLVGLTRNAAHAHRWDRVRINGLNIGWTATEGEDVTQRTFHAASDDWRERAAAKLPMGKLGQPDEIADFVVFLLSERSGVVTGSVIDWDQNVLGGLD from the coding sequence ATGGGACTTCTCGACGACAAGGTCGTCCTCGTCAACGGCGGCAGTCAGGGCGTCGGTGCCGCCGTCGCCCGGGCCGCCGTGCGCGAGGGGGCGGTCGTGGCCGTCACCGGGCGCCGCGCGGAGCCCGGTGAGGCCCTGGTGGCCGGGCTGACGGCCGCCGGGGGCAAGGCGATGTTCGTCCAGGCCGACCTCGCGGACGCCGAGCGGGCGAGCTCCTCGGTCGCCGAGGTCGTGGCCGCGTACGGCCGGATCGACTGCCTGGTCAACTCGGCGGGTCTGACGTCCCGGGGCACGCTCCTGGACACCACGCCCGAGCTGTTCGACCAGCACATCGCGATCAACCTGAAGGCGCCGTTCTTCGCCATGCAGGCCGCCGTGGCCGACATGGTGACGCGCGGCGAGCCCGGCACGATCGTCAACATCATCACGTCCTCCGCGCACGGCGGGCAGCCGTTCCTGGCGCCGTACGTCGCCGCCAAGGCCGGTCTGGTGGGCCTCACCCGCAACGCCGCGCACGCGCACCGCTGGGACCGCGTCCGGATCAACGGCCTGAACATCGGCTGGACGGCGACCGAGGGCGAGGACGTCACCCAGAGGACGTTCCACGCGGCGTCCGACGACTGGCGGGAGCGGGCGGCCGCGAAGCTGCCCATGGGCAAGCTCGGACAGCCCGACGAGATCGCCGACTTCGTGGTGTTCCTGCTGTCCGAGCGGTCGGGTGTGGTCACCGGCTCGGTGATCGACTGGGACCAGAACGTCCTCGGCGGCCTCGACTAG
- the glpK gene encoding glycerol kinase GlpK: MVERYVMSIDQGTTSTRCILFDHGGRLVSVAQREHQQFFPQPGWVEHDAVEIWRNLQRVVPEALANAQVAPDQISAIGIANQRETTVLWDPRTGVPLGRAIVWQDTRTAPFVEELRRDPGDDFFLDHCLLPPSTYFSAPRIRWLFDHVDGLERRARDGEVLFGTIESWLIWNLTGGPDGGLHITDATNASRTMLMDIRTLTWDPALMDFFGVPPGMLPEIRSSAERYGEARAVLPGVPITAALGDQQAALFGQTCFAPGEAKCTYGTGSFLVMNTGTDLVRSEHGLLTTVAYKIDEQPTVYALEGPIAVTGSLVQWFRDRLGLIHSAPEIETLARTVEDNGGCYIVPAFSGLFAPHWRSDARGVIVGLTSYITKGHLARAVLEATGWQTREVVDAMNADSDLALRQLKVDGGMTSDHLLMQILADVLDVPVVRPLVAETVSLGAAYAAGLAAGYWPDLAVLRRNWHRAAQWLPDMDAQRREWEYESWQRAVERSLGWVRAPRHP, encoded by the coding sequence ATGGTGGAGCGGTATGTGATGTCCATCGACCAGGGCACCACCTCCACCCGGTGCATCCTGTTCGACCACGGAGGACGCCTGGTGTCCGTCGCCCAGCGCGAGCACCAGCAGTTCTTCCCGCAGCCCGGCTGGGTCGAGCACGACGCCGTCGAGATCTGGCGCAACCTCCAGCGCGTCGTCCCCGAGGCCCTGGCCAACGCCCAGGTGGCACCGGACCAGATCTCCGCCATCGGGATCGCCAACCAGCGTGAGACGACGGTCCTGTGGGACCCGCGCACCGGCGTCCCGCTGGGCCGGGCGATCGTCTGGCAGGACACCCGCACCGCCCCGTTCGTCGAGGAGCTGCGCCGGGACCCCGGCGACGACTTCTTCCTCGACCACTGCCTGCTGCCCCCGTCCACCTACTTCTCCGCGCCCCGCATCCGCTGGCTGTTCGACCATGTCGACGGACTGGAGCGGCGCGCCCGGGACGGCGAGGTGCTGTTCGGCACCATCGAGAGCTGGCTGATCTGGAACCTCACCGGCGGCCCGGACGGGGGACTGCACATCACCGACGCCACCAACGCCAGCCGCACCATGCTCATGGACATCCGGACGCTCACCTGGGACCCGGCGCTCATGGACTTCTTCGGGGTGCCGCCCGGCATGCTCCCCGAGATCCGCTCCTCCGCCGAGCGCTACGGCGAGGCCCGCGCCGTGCTGCCCGGCGTCCCCATCACGGCCGCCCTCGGCGACCAGCAGGCGGCCCTGTTCGGCCAGACCTGCTTCGCGCCGGGCGAGGCGAAGTGCACGTACGGGACCGGCAGCTTCCTGGTCATGAACACCGGCACCGACCTCGTGCGCTCCGAGCACGGGCTGCTCACCACGGTCGCGTACAAGATCGACGAACAGCCGACCGTGTACGCGCTGGAGGGCCCCATCGCGGTCACCGGCTCCCTGGTGCAGTGGTTCCGCGACCGGCTGGGCCTCATCCACAGCGCCCCCGAGATCGAGACGCTCGCCCGCACGGTCGAGGACAACGGCGGCTGCTACATCGTGCCCGCGTTCTCCGGCCTGTTCGCCCCGCACTGGCGCAGCGACGCCCGCGGCGTCATCGTCGGCCTCACCTCGTACATCACCAAGGGGCATCTCGCCCGGGCCGTCCTGGAGGCCACCGGCTGGCAGACCCGCGAGGTCGTGGACGCCATGAACGCCGACTCCGACCTCGCCCTGAGACAGCTCAAGGTCGACGGCGGCATGACCTCCGACCACCTGCTCATGCAGATCCTCGCCGACGTCCTCGACGTCCCCGTCGTACGCCCGCTGGTCGCCGAGACGGTGTCGCTGGGCGCCGCCTACGCGGCCGGGCTCGCCGCCGGGTACTGGCCGGACCTGGCGGTGCTGCGCCGCAACTGGCACCGGGCCGCGCAGTGGCTGCCCGACATGGACGCCCAGCGGCGGGAGTGGGAGTACGAGTCCTGGCAGCGTGCCGTCGAACGGTCGCTCGGCTGGGTCCGCGCCCCCCGGCACCCGTGA
- a CDS encoding phytanoyl-CoA dioxygenase family protein, with translation MSLTSTHRPVWLSERDCDLADFRELVERTTDRADYPYARSVEQGVLLYDSARLRAADDPREVRAELVRALANGPGIVVLEGAFPDPAVVDRLTAVFDALIAEQRAAGTAAGDHFAKPGANDRVWNALEKAALHDPAAFADYYANDMLALVSTAWLGPGYQVTSQVNVVNPGGAAQSVHRDYHLGFLSNEVAAAYPAHVHTLSPALTLQGAVAHCDMPVESGPTMYLPHSQRYTPGYLAWRLPAFQDYFEAHHVQLPLAKGDAVFFNPALFHAAGTNRSADIRRTANLLQVSSAFGRAMETVDREAVVNAVYPVLLDRVAGGAGAAWAENVIAASAEGYPFPTNLDADPPVDGLAPPSQAETVRRALAEGRTPEALREDLRAAAERRES, from the coding sequence ATGTCTCTCACTTCCACGCACCGCCCGGTGTGGCTGTCCGAGCGCGACTGCGACCTCGCGGACTTCCGTGAGCTGGTCGAACGGACGACCGACCGCGCCGACTACCCGTACGCCCGTTCCGTGGAGCAGGGCGTCCTTCTGTACGACAGCGCCCGTCTGCGCGCGGCGGACGACCCGCGGGAGGTCCGGGCCGAGCTGGTGCGCGCCCTCGCGAACGGTCCCGGCATCGTGGTCCTGGAGGGCGCCTTCCCCGACCCGGCGGTCGTCGACCGGCTCACCGCCGTGTTCGACGCGCTGATCGCGGAGCAGCGCGCCGCGGGCACCGCCGCCGGCGACCACTTCGCCAAGCCGGGGGCCAACGACCGCGTGTGGAACGCCCTGGAGAAGGCCGCCCTGCACGACCCGGCCGCGTTCGCCGACTACTACGCGAACGACATGCTCGCCCTGGTGTCGACGGCCTGGCTGGGGCCGGGCTACCAGGTCACCTCGCAGGTGAACGTGGTCAACCCGGGCGGTGCCGCGCAGAGCGTGCACCGCGACTACCACCTGGGCTTCCTGTCGAACGAGGTGGCGGCCGCCTATCCGGCGCACGTGCACACGCTGTCCCCCGCGCTGACCCTCCAGGGCGCCGTCGCGCACTGCGACATGCCGGTGGAGTCCGGGCCGACGATGTACCTCCCCCACTCGCAGCGCTACACGCCGGGGTATCTCGCCTGGCGGCTGCCCGCGTTCCAGGACTACTTCGAGGCGCACCACGTGCAGCTCCCGCTCGCCAAGGGCGACGCGGTCTTCTTCAACCCCGCGCTGTTCCACGCCGCCGGCACCAACCGCTCGGCGGACATCCGGCGCACCGCCAACCTCCTGCAGGTGTCGTCGGCGTTCGGGCGGGCCATGGAGACGGTGGACCGCGAGGCCGTGGTGAACGCCGTCTACCCGGTGCTGCTGGACCGGGTCGCCGGGGGCGCCGGCGCCGCCTGGGCGGAGAACGTGATCGCCGCGAGCGCCGAGGGCTACCCGTTCCCCACGAACCTGGACGCCGACCCGCCGGTCGACGGACTGGCCCCGCCGTCCCAGGCGGAGACCGTGCGGCGGGCGCTCGCCGAGGGCCGGACCCCCGAGGCGCTGCGCGAGGACCTGCGGGCCGCCGCCGAGCGGCGCGAGAGCTGA
- a CDS encoding LacI family DNA-binding transcriptional regulator, with the protein MGHPFPIREIARQAGLSEATVDRVLNGRKGVRESTAREVHQAIADLDRQRTQVRLQGRTFMVDIVMQAPQRFTTAVRAALEAELPALHPAVVRSRFHFRETGPVAELTGTLDRIARRGSQGVILKAPDVPEVTAAVARLVDAGIPVVTLVTDLPATARLAYVGIDNRAAGATAAYLMGQWLGDRPGNVLTSLSSGFFRNEEEREMGFRSAMRTLHPERTLVEIAEGQGLDATQYDLVRAALERDPDIRAVYSIGGGNIATLRAFEDLGRACAVFVAHDLDGDNTRLLREHRLSVVLHHDLRHDLREACHVVMRAHGALPPAGPTVPSAIQVVTPYNMPAPIG; encoded by the coding sequence ATGGGCCACCCCTTCCCGATCCGGGAGATCGCACGTCAGGCGGGTCTGAGCGAGGCCACCGTCGACCGGGTCCTCAACGGCCGCAAGGGGGTGCGCGAGAGCACCGCGCGCGAGGTCCACCAGGCCATCGCCGACCTCGACCGGCAGCGCACCCAGGTCCGCCTCCAGGGCCGTACCTTCATGGTCGACATCGTCATGCAGGCCCCGCAGCGGTTCACCACGGCCGTCCGCGCCGCCCTGGAGGCCGAACTGCCGGCGCTGCACCCGGCCGTGGTGCGCTCCCGCTTCCACTTCCGGGAGACCGGGCCCGTCGCGGAACTGACCGGCACGCTCGACCGCATCGCCCGCCGCGGCTCGCAGGGCGTCATCCTCAAGGCCCCGGACGTCCCCGAGGTCACCGCCGCCGTCGCCCGGCTCGTGGACGCCGGCATCCCGGTCGTCACCCTGGTCACGGACCTCCCCGCCACGGCCCGCCTCGCCTACGTCGGCATCGACAACCGGGCCGCGGGCGCCACCGCCGCCTACCTCATGGGCCAGTGGCTGGGGGACCGGCCCGGCAACGTGCTGACCAGCCTCAGCAGCGGCTTCTTCCGCAACGAGGAGGAGCGCGAGATGGGCTTCCGCAGCGCCATGCGGACCCTGCACCCCGAGCGCACCCTCGTGGAGATCGCCGAGGGCCAGGGACTGGACGCCACCCAGTACGACCTGGTGCGGGCCGCGCTGGAACGCGACCCGGACATCCGCGCCGTCTACTCCATCGGCGGCGGCAACATCGCCACCCTGCGCGCCTTCGAGGACCTCGGTCGCGCGTGCGCGGTGTTCGTCGCCCACGACCTGGACGGGGACAACACCCGGCTGCTGCGCGAGCACCGGCTGTCCGTCGTGCTCCACCACGACCTGCGGCACGACCTGCGCGAGGCGTGCCACGTGGTGATGCGGGCGCACGGCGCGCTGCCCCCGGCCGGGCCGACGGTGCCGTCGGCGATCCAGGTGGTGACGCCGTACAACATGCCGGCGCCCATCGGGTGA
- a CDS encoding ATP-binding protein: MITAQLRAAPQGEVEHLFSLPHAPEAAGGVRRRVRGVLAEWNLTAEAAADVLLVVSELVTNAIVHALPPATLRVSRDRGETCAAVRVEVTDTGPAASPSAVDPDEHGRGLEIVSTLSERCGVRVQPGGTCRWAELRVGEV; the protein is encoded by the coding sequence ATGATCACTGCGCAGCTCCGTGCCGCGCCTCAGGGGGAAGTCGAGCACCTGTTCAGCCTGCCGCACGCACCGGAGGCGGCGGGCGGCGTACGCCGCCGGGTGCGCGGCGTGCTGGCCGAGTGGAACCTGACGGCGGAGGCCGCGGCGGACGTCCTGCTGGTGGTCTCCGAGCTGGTCACGAACGCCATCGTGCACGCCCTGCCGCCCGCGACCCTGCGGGTCTCCCGCGACCGGGGCGAGACGTGCGCGGCGGTCCGCGTCGAGGTGACCGACACCGGCCCCGCCGCCTCCCCATCCGCCGTCGACCCGGACGAACACGGCCGGGGCCTGGAGATCGTCAGCACCCTGTCCGAGCGCTGCGGGGTCCGGGTGCAGCCGGGCGGAACGTGCCGGTGGGCGGAGCTGCGGGTGGGGGAGGTCTGA
- a CDS encoding IclR family transcriptional regulator: protein MAGPVQSIERAAAILRLLAGGSRRLGLGEVASSLGLAKGTAHGILRTLQHVDFVEQDPATGKYQLGAALLHLGTSYLDVNELRSRSINWADALAARSGEAVRLGTPLEGRVLVIHHVFRPDDTLQTLDVGALLPLHASSLGKVLLAFGAAPVEPLLEDIPEAYTRHTLVHFADLHRALAEIRDLGWGAEVQEMSMGEAGIAAPIRGQGGLVVGAIGVSGAVERICDTKGRPQPALITVLREAARAISRDLGAARW, encoded by the coding sequence ATGGCCGGCCCCGTCCAGTCCATCGAGCGGGCCGCGGCGATCCTCCGACTGCTCGCCGGCGGCTCCCGGCGGCTCGGCCTCGGCGAGGTCGCCTCCTCCCTGGGCCTCGCCAAGGGCACCGCCCACGGCATCCTGCGCACCCTGCAGCACGTCGACTTCGTCGAACAGGACCCGGCGACCGGCAAGTACCAGCTCGGGGCGGCCCTGCTGCACCTCGGTACCAGCTACCTCGACGTCAACGAACTGCGGTCCCGTTCGATCAACTGGGCCGACGCCCTCGCCGCCCGCAGCGGCGAGGCCGTCCGGCTCGGCACCCCCCTGGAGGGCAGGGTGCTCGTCATCCACCATGTCTTCCGGCCCGACGACACCCTGCAGACCCTGGACGTCGGCGCGCTGCTCCCGCTGCACGCCTCCTCCCTCGGCAAGGTCCTGCTGGCCTTCGGCGCGGCCCCCGTCGAACCGCTCCTCGAGGACATCCCGGAGGCCTACACCCGGCACACCCTCGTCCACTTCGCCGACCTGCACCGCGCGCTCGCCGAGATACGGGACCTGGGGTGGGGCGCCGAGGTGCAGGAGATGAGCATGGGCGAGGCCGGGATCGCCGCCCCCATCCGGGGCCAGGGAGGGCTCGTCGTGGGAGCGATCGGCGTGTCCGGCGCCGTCGAGCGGATCTGCGACACGAAAGGCCGGCCCCAGCCGGCGCTGATCACCGTGCTGCGCGAGGCGGCACGCGCGATCTCCAGGGACCTCGGCGCGGCCCGCTGGTAG
- a CDS encoding cupin domain-containing protein — protein MTHSFALHIPDAELEPEPLAPEQIVSGTPEVTGKVVWESADGRQVRGIWQITPGVVTDTEADELFVVISGSATVEVEGGPTLKVGPGDMAVLREGDRTTWTVHETLRKAYAINL, from the coding sequence ATGACGCACAGCTTCGCTCTCCACATCCCCGACGCCGAGCTCGAACCCGAGCCCCTGGCCCCGGAGCAGATCGTCTCCGGGACGCCCGAGGTGACCGGCAAGGTGGTGTGGGAGTCCGCCGACGGACGTCAGGTGCGGGGCATCTGGCAGATCACGCCGGGCGTGGTCACCGACACCGAGGCCGACGAACTCTTCGTGGTGATCAGTGGTTCGGCGACCGTCGAGGTCGAGGGCGGCCCGACGCTGAAGGTGGGGCCGGGCGACATGGCCGTGCTGCGCGAGGGCGACCGTACGACGTGGACCGTGCACGAGACGCTGCGGAAGGCGTACGCGATCAATCTGTGA
- a CDS encoding Gfo/Idh/MocA family oxidoreductase yields the protein MRIGILGLGRIGAFHAETLAGLDVVDSLVVTDPFTDAAKAAAERFGAEVVDSPQALLSAGVDGIVVAAATDAHPALILAGVEAGIPVFCEKPVARTMSEGVQVLKAVQDKDVPIQIGYNRRFDAGFVAARDSVRSGELGTLHTVRSTTLDPAPPPAAYIAASGGIFRDCSVHDFDIIRWVTGREVREVYAVGGNKGADYIADAGDADTTGAILTLDDGTIAVVSNSRHNARGYDVRMEIHGFQDSIAVGLEDKLPLRSVEPGVTFPAGTPHDFFMDRFTDAYRAELTAFTEVVAGSRPSPCTVEDALEAGWIADACTLSLREHRPVTIEEVRLS from the coding sequence ATGCGTATCGGAATCCTCGGCCTCGGCCGTATCGGCGCCTTCCACGCCGAGACCCTCGCCGGTCTCGACGTGGTGGACTCCCTCGTCGTCACCGACCCGTTCACGGACGCCGCCAAGGCCGCCGCGGAACGGTTCGGCGCCGAGGTCGTGGACTCGCCGCAGGCCCTGCTGTCGGCCGGTGTGGACGGCATCGTCGTCGCCGCCGCGACCGACGCCCACCCCGCGCTGATCCTGGCCGGCGTCGAGGCGGGCATCCCCGTCTTCTGTGAGAAGCCCGTCGCCCGCACCATGAGCGAGGGCGTCCAGGTCCTCAAGGCCGTCCAGGACAAGGACGTGCCCATCCAGATCGGCTACAACCGGCGCTTCGACGCCGGGTTCGTCGCCGCCCGGGACTCCGTGCGGAGCGGTGAGCTGGGCACGCTGCACACCGTGCGCTCGACCACGCTGGACCCGGCGCCGCCGCCGGCCGCGTACATCGCCGCGTCCGGCGGTATCTTCCGCGACTGCTCCGTGCACGACTTCGACATCATCCGCTGGGTGACCGGCCGCGAGGTCAGGGAGGTGTACGCGGTCGGCGGCAACAAGGGCGCCGACTACATCGCGGACGCGGGCGACGCGGACACCACCGGCGCGATCCTCACCCTGGACGACGGCACCATCGCCGTGGTCTCCAACTCGCGGCACAACGCGCGCGGTTACGACGTCCGCATGGAGATCCACGGCTTCCAGGACTCCATCGCGGTCGGCCTGGAGGACAAACTGCCGCTGCGCTCGGTGGAGCCCGGCGTGACGTTCCCGGCGGGCACCCCGCACGACTTCTTCATGGACCGCTTCACCGACGCCTACCGCGCCGAACTCACCGCGTTCACCGAGGTCGTGGCCGGCTCGCGGCCGTCCCCCTGCACGGTCGAGGACGCCTTGGAGGCGGGCTGGATCGCCGACGCGTGCACGCTGTCGCTGCGGGAGCACCGCCCGGTGACGATCGAGGAGGTGCGGCTGTCCTGA
- a CDS encoding Gfo/Idh/MocA family protein has translation MVDTLGVAVVGFGWMGRVHTQAYARLTHHYPDLPLRPELVTVAEEVPGRAEEAAARYGFASATRDWREVAADPRVRAVSVTAPNFLHREIGVAMAEAGKHLWIEKPVGLTAGDARAVADAAARAGVRSAVGFNYRNAPAVETARDLIASGDLGTVTHVRIRLFSDYAAHPQGALTWRYERERGGSGVLGDLASHGVDLARFLLGDIAALTADTAIFVPERARPTAATAGHTLATGELGPVENEDYVSCLLRFASGARGVLEACRVSVGEQNNYGFEVHGTRGTVSWDFRRMGELRVGRGTAYQDQPVATVHVGPGDGEFGAFQPGAANAMGYDDLKVVEAYRFLRSIAEDTPYGATLDDAVRSAAVLDAMVRSAADGTWVDVAAQG, from the coding sequence ATGGTGGACACGCTCGGCGTCGCCGTCGTCGGATTCGGCTGGATGGGGCGCGTGCACACGCAGGCGTACGCCCGCCTCACGCACCACTACCCGGACCTGCCGCTGCGCCCGGAGCTGGTGACCGTCGCCGAGGAGGTGCCCGGCCGGGCCGAGGAGGCCGCCGCGCGCTACGGGTTCGCCTCGGCGACCCGGGACTGGCGCGAGGTCGCCGCCGACCCGCGTGTCCGAGCGGTCAGCGTCACGGCGCCGAACTTCCTGCACCGGGAGATCGGTGTGGCGATGGCCGAGGCCGGCAAGCACCTGTGGATCGAGAAGCCGGTCGGGCTGACCGCCGGGGACGCCCGGGCCGTGGCCGACGCGGCCGCGCGGGCCGGCGTGCGCTCCGCCGTCGGCTTCAACTACCGCAACGCGCCCGCCGTCGAGACCGCCCGCGACCTCATCGCGTCCGGTGACCTCGGCACCGTGACCCATGTGCGCATCCGTCTGTTCAGCGACTACGCCGCCCACCCGCAGGGTGCCCTGACCTGGCGTTACGAGCGTGAGCGCGGCGGCAGCGGAGTGCTGGGCGACCTCGCCTCGCACGGCGTGGACCTCGCGCGCTTCCTCCTCGGCGACATCGCCGCGCTGACCGCCGACACCGCGATCTTCGTCCCCGAGCGGGCTCGGCCGACCGCCGCCACCGCCGGGCACACCCTCGCGACCGGCGAGCTCGGTCCGGTCGAGAACGAGGACTACGTCTCCTGCCTGCTGCGGTTCGCCTCCGGGGCGCGCGGTGTGCTGGAGGCCTGCCGGGTCTCGGTGGGCGAGCAGAACAACTACGGCTTCGAGGTGCACGGCACCCGGGGCACGGTGTCCTGGGACTTCCGCCGGATGGGCGAGCTGAGGGTCGGCCGCGGCACCGCCTACCAGGACCAGCCGGTCGCCACCGTCCATGTGGGCCCCGGCGACGGGGAGTTCGGCGCCTTCCAGCCGGGCGCGGCGAACGCGATGGGCTACGACGACCTCAAGGTCGTCGAGGCGTACCGGTTCCTGCGGTCGATCGCCGAGGACACGCCCTACGGCGCCACGCTGGACGACGCGGTGCGCAGCGCGGCCGTCCTGGACGCGATGGTGCGCTCGGCGGCCGACGGCACGTGGGTGGACGTGGCGGCGCAGGGCTGA
- a CDS encoding LacI family DNA-binding transcriptional regulator, whose product MRQPTIRDVADRAGVSKSLVSLVLRGSEQVRPEKREAVLRAVRELGYRPNAAARSLSEQRTRTVGVLLNDLRNPWFVDLLDGLNSLLHDNGLHMLLADARLNRRTGQDPAGPLLDLRVDGLVVVGTLPDPAALAEAAERLPVVVAGAREPAPAGVDVVANDDERGARLVTEHLIGLGHRRIAHIAGYGAVGELRRRSFETVMREHGLADGALVESGDMTEEGGYRATVRLLSGARRPTAVFAVNDICAIGALSAAEESGLRVPHDLSVVGYDNTSIARLRHVWLTTVDNAGYEVGRRAARCLLDRFAGTGGAGGVRLAAPALEIRGTTGRPLTD is encoded by the coding sequence ATGAGACAGCCGACCATCCGTGACGTGGCCGACCGCGCCGGCGTCTCGAAGTCGCTGGTCTCGCTGGTGCTGCGGGGCTCCGAGCAGGTGCGCCCCGAGAAGCGCGAGGCCGTCCTGCGCGCCGTGCGCGAGCTGGGCTACCGGCCCAACGCCGCGGCGCGCAGCCTCAGCGAACAGCGCACGCGCACGGTCGGCGTCCTGCTGAACGACCTGCGCAACCCCTGGTTCGTCGACCTCCTCGACGGCCTGAACTCCCTGCTGCACGACAACGGCCTGCACATGCTCCTTGCCGACGCCCGCCTCAACCGCCGTACCGGCCAGGACCCCGCGGGCCCCCTGCTGGACCTGCGCGTGGACGGGCTGGTCGTGGTCGGCACCCTGCCCGACCCGGCGGCGCTCGCCGAGGCGGCCGAGCGGCTGCCGGTGGTGGTCGCCGGCGCGCGCGAACCGGCGCCCGCCGGGGTGGACGTGGTCGCCAACGACGACGAGCGCGGCGCCCGCCTCGTCACCGAGCACCTCATCGGCCTCGGCCACCGGCGCATCGCGCACATCGCGGGCTACGGGGCGGTCGGCGAGCTGCGGCGGCGCAGCTTCGAGACGGTGATGCGCGAGCACGGCCTGGCGGACGGGGCGCTCGTCGAGAGCGGCGACATGACCGAGGAGGGCGGCTACCGGGCGACGGTCCGGCTGCTGAGCGGCGCGCGGCGGCCGACGGCCGTGTTCGCGGTCAACGACATCTGCGCCATCGGTGCCCTGTCGGCGGCCGAGGAGTCGGGGCTGCGGGTGCCGCACGACCTGTCGGTCGTCGGCTACGACAACACCAGCATCGCCCGGCTGCGGCACGTCTGGCTGACCACCGTCGACAACGCCGGCTACGAGGTCGGCCGGCGTGCCGCCCGGTGCCTGCTGGACCGGTTCGCCGGCACCGGGGGAGCGGGCGGGGTCCGGCTCGCCGCGCCCGCGCTGGAGATCCGGGGCACGACGGGCCGCCCGCTCACAGATTGA
- a CDS encoding TMEM175 family protein, translating to MWKSIPDGEPDRLVALADGVFAIALTLLVLDFSVPQNLDPADYDDALRELLPNFGAYALSVLVLGAFWREHRRIFGYVRQVDGQLITLSILGLGVAALLPFPTKLLAEYGREPESVAAYAATVAALGAADLAVVLLLARRSWLRGPAGPPEGFRLFAVDLAVTVVVFAASVPLALAYGQAAMWLWLVMAPFKVAIGRRAQRAR from the coding sequence ATGTGGAAATCGATCCCGGACGGCGAACCGGACCGGCTGGTGGCCCTCGCCGACGGCGTGTTCGCCATCGCCCTCACCCTGCTGGTCCTGGACTTCTCCGTCCCCCAGAACCTCGACCCGGCCGACTACGACGACGCCCTGCGCGAACTCCTGCCGAACTTCGGGGCGTACGCGCTGAGCGTGCTGGTGCTCGGCGCGTTCTGGCGGGAGCACCGGCGGATCTTCGGCTACGTCCGGCAGGTCGACGGGCAGCTGATCACGCTGTCCATCCTGGGACTGGGCGTCGCGGCCCTGCTGCCCTTCCCCACCAAGCTCCTCGCCGAGTACGGCAGGGAGCCCGAGTCGGTCGCCGCGTACGCGGCGACGGTCGCCGCGCTGGGCGCCGCCGACCTCGCGGTGGTCCTCCTGCTGGCCCGGCGCTCCTGGCTGCGCGGCCCGGCGGGACCGCCGGAGGGCTTCCGGCTCTTCGCCGTCGACCTCGCGGTCACGGTGGTGGTGTTCGCCGCCAGCGTGCCCCTCGCCCTGGCGTACGGCCAGGCCGCCATGTGGCTCTGGCTGGTCATGGCCCCGTTCAAGGTGGCCATCGGCCGGCGCGCGCAGCGGGCGCGCTGA